A single region of the Rutidosis leptorrhynchoides isolate AG116_Rl617_1_P2 unplaced genomic scaffold, CSIRO_AGI_Rlap_v1 contig58, whole genome shotgun sequence genome encodes:
- the LOC139884634 gene encoding uncharacterized protein, whose protein sequence is MAEPTDSKAIQRLTGQIAALGLFMSRSRDKCLPFFKSLKKAFEWISKCRETFQELKGGGQLYPSQRGRPSPKPIYYVSKVLQGAEIHYSKVEKFSLALVMAARKLRPYFKAHSIRVLTKQPLCKILYDIKSSGRMINSAIELREFDISYIP, encoded by the exons ATGGCCGAGCCGACTGATAGCAAAGCCATTCAGCGTCTCACAGGTCAGATTGCCGCTCTTGGCCTGTTCATGTCACGATCGAGAGATAAGTGCTTGCCCTTCTTCAAATCCCTCAAGAAGGCTTTCGAGTGGATCTCCAAGTGTCGAGAGACATTTCAAGAGCTGAA AGGTGGCGGTCAGCTCTATCCTAGTCAAAGAGGAAGGCCGAGCCCAAAACCGATCTACTACGTGAGCAAGGTGCTCCAAGGTGCCGAGATCCATTATTCGAAAGTCGAGAAGTTCTCTTTAGCATTGGTAATGGCAGCAAGGAAACTTCGTCCCTACTTTAAGGCTCATTCGATCCGAGTCCTTACAAAGCAGCCGCTTTGCAAAATCCTTTATGACATTAAGTCAAGCGGCCGAATGATCAATTCGGCAATAGAGCTCAGAGAATTTGACATTTCATATATTCCTTGA